In Ptychodera flava strain L36383 chromosome 6, AS_Pfla_20210202, whole genome shotgun sequence, the sequence CGTTCACAATACGCACAATCAATAATTTCAGGCCCAATCCGACGAGATAATCGACGGGAAACTCGTCGCAGTGAATGATGGTGATGGCAAGTGACACATTCAACGAACAACTAAGATGCGAAGACATAGGTAACTAGACTGTGGTCTCTTTATCATGCATTCTTTCTGAATGACACCTATTTTTATGCTTCAACGAAATTAATCAATTGATATTACCGAGAAGCGAGTGATTTATAATGCGCAAAATACACAAATAGGTGTAACCATAATGACCCATGTTTTGGCGCACATGTGACACATATCGCATACCgtgtaattttgtaaatttgcattGATGATTCGTAGTCTGGGCTTAGCCAGAAGGGGAACGTCCCTCGAAACCTTACCTGCGATTTTTACTAGAAATAGTGTCCCGTAAATGAAACACCTGTTGATTCCTTACTACAGCATTAGTTGCTGGTACCCTATCAGGGATTGTGGCAGTAGGCCATGTTATCCATGCGACCTTTTAACTTTAAGAAATTGtagaaatattttaatgttttgtctTGCTTACATTTTGCTGCAAACAGAATGAAATGTAAAGTTCCCCCGAAATGTTATTAGGGCATTTAAATAGTTGGCATTCCAGCATTTTATCAATATTGTATGCACATCTTTTTCGATGAGTTTTGCATCAACGTCGACTGGAAGTAAATCTAAAATTTAAATAATCGAAGAACAGCTAATGTACAGACAACACTTGTGTACTTTCACAGATCTAAAAGTTGTACAACTATATGCTGTGACTGTGTCGGGTTGCTGTTATCACACGATTTGACAACAGCTTAATTGCACTATATATTACAAGAAGGTTTGTATCGTAAACAGCTTTGTGAATAAATTTTCTTTCGCTACCGGCAAAATCTTATCTCTTCTCCTAATCTTAATTCTCGTATAGGTTCAGCAATTAACTAAATTCAAATGACAGAAAGTCATAGAATGTGAGAATAAGCTAATAATTACAGTGTCATACTGGCCACACTGTACGAATAATTAAACGTAGTGCGATCAATGTACCCTAGAAATCTGATCTGATCAATATACCCGAGAAGTATGATTTAAACTTATTAAAAAACAAATGAACTTAACACACAAAGAGACGCAGACATTGTGACCAAATCAAATACCGTATTGGCCCCGGCCAATGGTGTCCAAAAAGTattataaaactttgaaagtctGGATAGCTATCCCCGAGACGCGTTCTAAAGTTCGTAAATAAGTACAGAGCCAAAACAAAGCATACTATAAGTGGTATCACAGAGATTATGAACCGTCATGTCCCTATAAATACGTCACAATACAGAAAATACACAAGCCGTACTTGACATTTGATCTCCCGTAGTAGTACGTACATGTAATGTGGACGTCACACTTTTGCAAGGATTATTACACAAAAACATActtccaattattttcctttgccTTACTTTTCTTCCTCctctccttctctctctccCCACAAGACAAAGCAAGGCTAGAAATATTTATCATGTTTTATTAAGATTATCTTGGCCTGCCTGCAACCACTGATTATTTGATGTACTATTACACGTGCGAGAGCGTCTGATCTTTATTAACGGGTAGTTACACGATGCAATTACTCACAGTCATACGATATGATTCGAGAACATGATCTATAAAGAAATGATGAGTTCTGGTAATCGGAAAAGACATAAGTTTTGTAGGAAATTCAGTTAGCCGCTGCATGCCTATGCACAAGACTATTCATCGCATTCATCAACTTTATGCTTGTAAATGTGATGAGGATATGATTTAGAACTAGTATCAAACGGTAGAGGCACCATGGGACAGTGGTTAGGGTATCGGAGTTACTATCGGAGGATGGTCAGTTCGAGACACGGTTGGTCCAGAGAAGtggactcactgtcagagggtggtgagttcgagactccagtaCGGTGTCATGCCCTTGAGCACAGCACTTTTTTCTCCTAGTTGATTCATTGTTCCATTAGGTAGTgagttatgggtacctcatcctgtaatggGTTCTCCTTTTGGATTGAGTAATAcgataaattaaaaataaaaataaaataaaccatggaAACTCTTCAAGGAGACATAAACGGCGTAACTTGTTTCTGATGTAAAGAATACATGACACGAAATTATACCAACAGGTTTGTATCTCGCCCTTTATTTGTTTAATGAACAAGCCATATAATCATAGAACTATTCAAAAACATAACCAAGGGGTTAATTGGAATTACAATTGACAGACTGTATGGCTCACAAACGTAGGAAACCGTGGTGTTTTGATTCTAGTTCCACATCATATCCCCATCACATTTATAAGCACTACAAGCAATGTGTAATCACACCGATTTTAGACATGAACTCGTTATGTAAATCAGCAATCATCCGATGGCGTAGGCGAAAAAGAACTAGTATAGTAGACGAAAGCTAACAAGCGTATGTATATAGTACAAAATAATAGTAAATATTacatcaaagaaaatgaaatgacCTATGTCACAGTATCTAATACAATAAATATTCAGTGAAATTATCGATGAGTAAACTGAAGTTATTGATATTCTTATCTAATGTTAACTTTAAACAAGTAACCCTTTCACTGCAACGACCGAGTTTAACCCTGTTGTACGGATTAAAGTACCAGGACTCTATCGATATACATGAAAGTTTGCAAAAATGAAAGAGTATCTGTGTTTATTCATAAAATCTGACGtaatacaataaaaaaaattaaagtcggtgtcgtatttacataacaacacgattgggactaattttggataattggctggtgaagtaatgtcgatttaatctacaatgttatctcatctgctttccttttcatattacacacttgtttttataagtaatttgcgatattgcaacattcattaTATGGcacctaatacttttgagaaatttgcaaaatatgaaaatccaattatcccaaattagttccaatcgtgtttaaccAACTTAACATCTATTACCGTAATGTTAAATGTACATAGTTatgaattttgatgtattttgcaGTGTTTTGTTCTGTCTTAAGAACACGGTGTTTTCGGTCCTTCCATATTCATGTCAAAATACATGGTTTTCACCTTGTTCACAAAGCCATGTAATGTCAGTCACATTAAAGTATCATCGTATATAACTGAATTCTCGTATGGACTTGAATTCTTTTCCAAGTTGTCTTGTAACGGAAATACCTTGTATttgaacacagaaaaaaaaaactgtatttgtcTCGAAAACAATAATCATGATACAAAATACTATCAAAATGTCAGCTGTAGTCTCTCTAAGACAAATCTTTCCTTTGATGAGGTACCTATCGCAATAATTATGACGTTACTGTGCTATAACATCACGATATGATGGCAGTCCCATCAACTAAGAGACCGTTTTCCGATGTATTTTTTACATACTGTAAAAGACTCTTCTGTTGTATATTGTAGTATCTGTATCTTTATATACCCCTCCATCTAATACCTTCGTAAATTTTGGATGTAGTTTTCTTGCTAGAGCATCCATATATGCCTATACCATCCGACGCAACTACACTTAATGATTGACCTAATGTAGTAATCGGGCTTTGAAATCTCTCATTTCCAATCGATGCATGTCTATAACAAACCACatgaaatgcaaacaaaatgcgTCCTTTGAGGGATTGGGTTTCTTCTCGTTTTCAGGTTTCTGCAGACTCATTTACGCACGTTTATCAAAATTCCGACCCTGTGTAAACTATCGTTttaatatatatctatctacccacatatctatctatctatctatctatctatctatctatctatctatccgtctgtccgtccgtccgtctatctatctgtctgatAAATATACAGCGCCTAATATCCAATGGTGCTCAGTGGCACTTTTAGTGATAATTAATATAATGCTCCCTGAAATATGTGCGTTAAAGCGCCTTTTTTTAAAGTGTTGACATGTGGAGATGTCTTTATGTCGAGGAGTACAGAGTTCTAGAGGACAGGAGCTGCTGATGAGAATGAGCGGCGAAAGTAGAAATTCAAATTCCGTATAGGTTTGTGCAGAAGGTACTTATCCGACGAATGAAGAGTCCGTAAGGAAGAAGAGTGCAATTCAGTTCCAGGGATATTGTGGAGAGTTCAATATCCATACTCTCAGCTGACAAGTGAAAGCATGTGAAAGTTTATGAAGTCAGTGTTACACAAAGGACAGTCTGTTTTCCGTAACAATTTTGTCTTATTTTAATTGCTAAACTAAGGTCTATTGTGCCAACTTGGATAACTGAACTCTCGCAAGAACAACTTCTTATCTCGACCTGAGACGATTACAGATCCTCTGTGTTACCATTAACTTTAAAGTAAACTCAGTCTCGTACCTGTTTAAGTTTAGCCAACGACTCAATAAAAACCATACACGTTTGGTTTTCTTGAAGCATTCTGTGATTATTTAAATTGGTATGTATTCCAATTGTCCAATTACATATTATTGTCCAAGCCTGTTCACCTTCTACAGAAATTCACTATGTGCTTTATTGCAGCTCATGGCTGTGAAAAATCCGACGGTGATGGACACACCGACAGTGGCCAGGGTAATGAAACACAGCTGATCAGTTATGATAGCTATTTTCTGCCAACTGTTGCACGTGTAGCTTCTTCGTCATCGTCATCTTCTTTGCTCTTCAAGTGTCTCTCGACGCGTTCGATGCCGAGCAAAGTCTGCCTCATGCTGCTCTGCAGGTCGAACGGTGCCTGCATGGAATTGTCGCTAACCCCGAACTTGCGCTGCATTGTCGGTGTGCTGTTTAAGGAAGACGGCAGGGACGGGTAACTCAGAAGTATGCTGTGCTTGGCCAGGTTGGAGCCACATGACTCCCCTCTGCTCAAGCATTTTCTGGGCCCCTTATTCGGAACATACCACACGAAGCGATGCAACCCAAAGCGACCGAAAAACAGACGATGAACCAACTTGGGCACCGGACTTTTGCGATGGTATATGTTCAATACCAAGACAGTCAACAGACAAGAAGTCAGCACAAGACATATTGCACTGAAATAGAAAGTACCTgtaatgaaagtaaaaaaacgCAAGTATAAGAAAATTGGACGAATATTGAATGATTGTTTTATTCGCTGCATGAAGTTCGCATCTTCAAGTACTTGTATATTGTACTATCTCAAAAGGCGCAATTCCTTATTCCTCAACATTTAACGTCAAGAACTTGACGGGCGTTTAACTAGGAttttaacattttgtcaaagataCTTCTTCGCTCATGGTAGGATTGTTTTCATACTCTTGCATCATCATAGCTTacgccaaataaaaaatatgtgtgtTTCCAGTAAACCGACCTACCTTATATAATTCGCACTTTCAACAATCGATCATGTATGATAATTTACCGAATTTTgcggggttttttttttgtgggtCACATCCAGAGATAACCTACCAACAATATTTCCTAACGGACGGCATATTAACAGAAACACACGATACTTTTATGCATTAAGAATTCTCATAATTTTAGTTGCTCTATATCACATTCCCATTGGAAACATAGGTATCGAATGGGCAAGTGGTGACATTATAGTTCGATTTCAAGGAAATTCGTTTTCGCTTCACTCCATCGCATATCTCAAATGTTGTTACAGAGCCAAAATGGGAAAACCTGATCAATGACAAAGATGAAACAGTAGAATCGTATATATTCGCACAATACAACtctcatttttgaaattttgaatgtttcCCAAATGCGTCACATACCATCGGTGCGAATATATACCATTTATCAACATTTACAAACGTGTGCAAGCCCTCTGGTCTCGGATAACGTTCACGTAAATTACTTTGGGTAACGTGCATAGTATCGTCGCGTTGTAACCATCACGTAGCCACATCTCAGTCTTAAGGTAGAAggcgcctcgggacagatattcagactctaaaatttatacaatttcttttcatatctaccacttgtgggatctcattttaaagctctttggagaaagaaatattttcagtgtCTTAGTTTTTCCTAAATCTGAAATtgaattttcccccatagagttaacacatggagctcggccatttttgaattttaaatattacatAATGTTGGGCAATATTTCgctagttcaaaactttgcacggtgcccccccccaccccccccacccccccggccgatttttattgataatttaGGAAGAGAgtggttcaaagtttcattaTAGAagagtctgagcaaaagtttaagtctttcactttcgaggcgcatactgcctttaATGGAACAATTGATATCAAACTACAACTCACTAATCAATGGAAATCTTCCATCGGCAGTTGAAGAAACTCTACTTGATACCCCTGTGTAAAACATTATTAACGTCAGCAAGTTGGTGATTCCAAGTGACATCTTTTCTCCAGAATCCACAGGTATTAAGAAGACGAACAGGCTCAAGCAGGAGATTAGTAGGAATGGTACAATAGTGAACAGCAAGCCGAAACAGGGGCGGCGTTTCAATGCGAGAGTCATCATAGCACCACTCATCTCGAACGGGTTGTGGGAAATCATGCTCTCGAAAGCGTCGATCTCTGCGCTCAGCAACTCCCATTCTCCGTGTTCTTGGTAgtgacacagagaaacatagaaacagagtggcaacacttgcatgccttttgttccatggtcgtctcggtagactattggcttttcatattaaaatgagcttctaaggtgttaaactttttggaggctttgtttgtggttgataattacacgagattatgcgaaaaatacgacgagatggcatcgtactgccagtcgcgtagcaaccatagttactttgtgagctctcaggccagaaacactgcttcacgccaatcaaaacataacacgccagcagtttcataaatatgtccttccttgacgcacgtgtaaaagacggtatgactgaccgtaaaccattgagtaaaaccagacagtatcgataaaagactttcaaatttggttcaaacacactcattatatattcataaaaatatgagaggaatttttaaaacggtaaaacttattttcctgaagctcaaaacactcccgttttcgcgagcatgtcaattctgctcagcaccacacgacaacaacaacacaaactttgccgaacatactttcgcttaacaattggcgaaaatccgaaaattaccgaaggattcatggtcggcattcttcggaaaagagagacgagagcaacctgaggcgaggcgaacatggatgggttacgtaaccgcttcacgccttaaacaatacccgttgccactctatctatctttctctatggtaGTGACGAATTCCAGCTGTTTTCTCTCGTACGACCACGACGAGAAGTGTAGGTTACACACCTGGGTATCGAACGGCACGTACCTGACATTGAAGTTGCAGCTGTTCTGGAGGAATACTGGAACTGTCCACAACACGTGACCGGTATGTGCCACGACGACATTGGTATCGGACTTAATAAGTCCATCACTGTTTTGTGCACTGCAGTGAGAAAATACGTAACCATGTATTATCCAACTAGGATGATGATAATCGCCGAACATTTGTCGTTTTCCaagatgtaattttgaaatttatgctGAAGGATCGATAGTCATCCTTACGACAAGAACATTTCTTCCCGTAATATTTGATTGGACCGAACTTCAGTTTAGCGGGATAAAAACATAGCAAAATGAATaaggaataaataaatgatacgAAATCTTGCTGATCATCTTTTTCGATCAGATGATATGGTGATTTTTTGTGGAAAATTGTGATAGTACGTTTGCTGTCATTATCTCATTAATTAACTTAATTACTTTACAATACCTATAAATTTAGTATTTTGAGAGGGCTAAATAAGCAAAAAGTCATCATTTATGAGCGAGGCTGGCTGGGTAGGTTTTCGTTACCACAACGAAAACACAGTCTTGCCAAATATTAGCTCTGTCAGACTGACTGTTGATTTACTTTGATGTCAAAATGCCCGACTGAActttaaaataattataaataaatacgTGAACATTTGGGTATATAGTATACTGATCTTTTTATCGACTTCACTTCGTCCATTTGGCCTTAAATATGTAAAGAGTTTGACATCATACCTATTGAGAACGGCCGTATCGGGTAGCCAAATTTTGTCAGCTGGAAATCGTATTTCTGTAATACCATCGTAATCTTCAGGGTTCCAACTGAGAAATTTATCTTACCAACGCTGAAAAGTAAGAACATCATCTATGAAGGGGGCTGCTTCTTGAAACGTTTAAACATTTTCAAGCCTACAAAGCTTGCTACATGTAAGGGCATTggtatttttcatttaaaaaaatcaactttgctGTACAACCATTGTGCCGAAATGAGGTAAAATCTCGCTGGCTTTTGCTAAAAACAAGTCTCGAAAACGACTATCTGAGTATAGCACATAATAGTAAAGAAAATGCATTTCATCCTCAACCGCATCGTTACTCactattgatattttaaaatctcCCCATTTCAATTTTGTGAGATACTCGAgaacatcaggatttgaaatgatttttgtTCAGGGACTTTCGAAGTTTAATTTCGAACGATTTGTTTCACCGATCTATCGTCACAGTGTTTGGGGAAGTTCAGATCAAAATtcagtattttcaaatttttgcacatCTAACCTTTGCTGATATTTTAGAGAAAAGTGGAGGGATTAGAAGTCTCAGGTAAATAATTTCGTTTGCTTTGCATATTATATCTCTATGAAAAACTGTGAGAAGGGTGGGAACTCAAGTATTTACCTGATTTATATACGCCGTCAGGGTGATCATTTGCTGTTTCTCGTCCTGGAAGATAAGATAAGTAAACAAAACATCTATCAAAGCCTTGCCAGAAAGTGGTCATTGTTGATCTGTAGACCCTCGACGGTCTCTGGCTAATCTAAGACACATATATTGTGCTTGATAAGTTTGACATTTTACGTGAACCTTtcacaaaagtgaacatgtaCTGCACTTTTCAATCATCCTTTCATGTCTGATACAAATAATATTATTACTCAATTGTAGGAAAGTAAAGTGCACAtgcacataaacaaacaaaacccaCCATGTCGTCAATTCGGTGTAAACACACGACGAATCCCAGAGCTAATGCATCTGTAGCATTCTTCACCGGCAAAACGTCCGTGTCGTAGTCTTGTAACAAGTCACGCGACAAACGGCTGAACGGGCTCACATCAGAGGCGCATATTCCTGCAGATGCCAAATAGAGTACATAGCGGTTCATTAGACACGAGATCGCCATATCAATTTGTACTGAATTTATGGTGTTACTATCCATTCTGGGCTCTATTTGtcctaagggagccttcagtaattacaggggggtgggccgggggaatggggggagggtcactttttagaaaacagttcaagggggagggtcactttttataaacctatcttgggggagggtcacttttgacagaagctgatattatggccaaaactttgattgtccgtgtgatatttcctgaataggaaatcaccaacaaaatacgcacacacttatagacccctatgcatagtgaatcgacattttggtgagattccaaaatcaaatttcttacacaaccatagacttgtaacaattctagtctaatcaagaacaataatcttataatcaagcatgcataaatgcacagatttatctaattttgtcatgacaaaaaattattcatagtttcatcatagaccccaatgcatagtgaatcgacattttggtgaaattccaaaatcgaatttcttgcacaaccatggacttgtaaccactctagtcttatcaagaacaataatgtgaataatcaagcatgcataaatgcacagatttatctaattttgtactgaaaaaaaattattcatagtttcatcatagaccacaatgcatagtgtatggacattttggtgaaattccgaaatcatatttcttgcacaaccatagacttgtaaccactgtagtctaatcaagaacaataatctaaataatcaagcatgcataaatgcacagatttatctaattttgtactgaaaaaaaattattcatagtttcatcatagaccccaatgcatagtgtattgaatgacatttggtgaaattccaaaatcaaatttcttacacaaccatagacttgtaaccactctagtctaatcaagaaaattaatatcaataatcaagagtacacaaatgcaaagatttacctattttgtattggaaaaaactattcataatttcatcataaacaccatggatagtgaaccaactttttagatgaaattcagaaatcaatttcttgtacacaaatgttcattttacttccctattcaagcaaagtacatttaaatacattatcaaacatatataaaatacagatatagcatgttttgtgggggtaaattgtcaataatttgcctaatagactccatgtattatgatttgatatttttggatgaagcactaaatcagctacatcttgccttcttatagttgcacaaaatatggtgaccctccctaaaatgtatgaaataccatatctcttcaaaaattcttgcgtgataaattgcgactgtccctccaaaaacaccagccctcccctctgtaatttgtccctaacatagcaattgaaccaattgttatgtaaattagctgatactgttttagttattcccggggagaataccgcagtggttgggggaggggagggtcaagttttagaatgtcggacaagggggagggtcacattttagacaggaggattgggggagggtcacattttacggtacaggtgttcgcgaaattcccccggcccaccccccccctgtaattactgaaggctccctaaataTCTAGAGGTCAACACAGATGATTGCTGTTCGGCCCTACGTCTCGTGATCATGAACTGAAGTAACGAGTTACG encodes:
- the LOC139135466 gene encoding neuronal acetylcholine receptor subunit alpha-5-like; its protein translation is MVSQLSCSLNVAFFITIIHCGICASDVSPFSRLSRDLLQDYDTDVLPVKNATDALALGFVVCLHRIDDMDEKQQMITLTAYINQRW